The following proteins come from a genomic window of Salvia hispanica cultivar TCC Black 2014 chromosome 4, UniMelb_Shisp_WGS_1.0, whole genome shotgun sequence:
- the LOC125219578 gene encoding uncharacterized protein LOC125219578, with protein MPSPPSPFLFSSNLALKFQFKIPKLEIKEMHAAASPPIRRRRSSLSPASPPKLVSHFRAFFLGLPPPFLILKISRFVTPRSENREARLLRPCLQPIDEQTRRSSTTLPSPGSHGAHQRLTHDSPVSRWQLASAPSILRPPLSSPGGSDTGGFTAPPSASTVSVRRGQPHTQGFLGCQVGA; from the exons ATGCCctctcctccttctccatttCTCTTTTCCTCCAATTTAGCTCTTAAATTCCAATTTAAAATTcctaaattagaaattaaggAAATGCATGCAGCGGCTTCTCCCCCAATTCGCCGCCGCCGTTCCTCACTCTCTCCGGCGAGTCCTCCAAAATTGGTTTCTCATTTTCGAGCTTTCTTCCTTGGCCTACCTCCACCGTTTCTTATTCTCAAAATTTCCAGATTTGTAACCCCTAGATCGGAGAACCGGGAAGCACGCCTCCTCCGTCCTTGTCTCCAGCCGATCGACGAGCAGACCCGCCGGAGCTCCACCACGCTTCCTTCGCCAGGCAGCCATGGCGCTCACCAGAGGCTCACGCATGATTCTCCCGTCTCGCGCTGGCAACTCGCGTCAGCTCCCTCCATCTTGCGTCCTCCGTTGAGCTCTCCGGGAGGCAGCGACACCGGCGGCTTCACGGCGCCACCGTCTGCCTCCACTGTTTCTGTCCGCCGCGGACAGCCCCACACGCAAG GTTTCCTTGGCTGTCAAGTTGGAGCTTAG
- the LOC125218666 gene encoding uncharacterized protein LOC125218666: protein MRNLTSDRRSRSQEDTGQKLEGNKVRMEALEAVSSTANTRNIPPHNSEANEDESSRRRMAGILSYITHLIRFKGRHSMDGVSSAKHHKLPNILSQKFSTMFASANDKLIPHDKLDLLISYVLMLSLFADDFCSDPSDIASDLRLNPVTLRTHYEFLGCKFVRENLYLVATLPVPLNFQTIKTKRRRQK from the exons ATGCGAAACCTTACGTCGGACAGAAGATCTAGGAGCCAAGAAGATACGGGACAAAAATTGGAGGGGAACAAGGTAAGAATGGAGGCACTGGAAGCAGTCTCTTCAACTGCTAATACTCGCAATATCCCTCCACATAATTCGGAAGCCAATGAG GACGAGTCAAGTAGAAGAAGGATGGCAGGAATCTTGTCATACATCACCCATCTCATACGTTTCAAGGGCCGACACTCTATGGATGGAGTGTCGTCTGCGAAGCATCACAAATTGCCTAACATCTTATCCCAGAAATTCTCCACCATGTTCGCTTCCGCTAATGATAAACTGATTCCTCATGACAAACTGGATCTGCTGATAAGCTACGTTCTGATGCTCTCTCTCTTTGCTGATGATTTTTGCTCTGACCCTTCAGACATCGCAAGCGATCTCCGGTTGAACCCTGTGACACTGAGAACTCACTACGAGTTCTTAGGATGCAAGTTTGTCCGTGAAAACCTGTATCTGGTCGCGACCCTCCCCGTCCCACTGAACTTCCAGACCATCAAGACCAAGAGGAGGAGGCAAAAGTAG
- the LOC125219191 gene encoding UDP-glucose flavonoid 3-O-glucosyltransferase 7-like, which translates to MDPKPHKPLHIYFLPMMAPGHMIPAVHIARGFARRGSKSTIITTPSNASKFSETIEADRRNGSDISVSLVEFPCREAGLPDGCEDLSSTTTLEMSLNFLHALDLFRRPVEDILQQGDPDCLISGAFFSWTTAVARSLGIPRVVFYGTGFFPMCVFHVLREKRPQDAVASDSEEFEVPGLPDRVMVSRRQLPHHLKLKPTDDDPLLELTRKVLEADEAGFGIVVNTFHELEPAYAAYYRELAGKAWHIGPVSLISGGTGPESHDCLKWLGSRKRNSVVYVCFGSMAIVQKAQTDEIAAALEDTKHDFIWVVGKGAEVDEEFEARTEGRGVVVRGWAPQVEILSHAAVGGFVTHCGWNSLMEGVAAGVPMVTWPLSAEQFFNEKLVVEVLGTGVPVGAEEWSKRTDERAAIGREKIGTAVARLMIGEEGERMRRRARELGEVARGAVEEGGSSYADFDGLMEEIRMFRASSS; encoded by the coding sequence ATGGATCCAAAACCACACAAACCTCTCCACATCTACTTTCTTCCGATGATGGCCCCCGGCCACATGATCCCGGCCGTACACATCGCCCGGGGATTCGCCCGCCGCGGCTCCAAATCCACCATCATCACCACGCCCTCAAACGCATCCAAATTCTCCGAGACCATCGAAGCCGACCGCAGAAACGGCTCCGACATCTCTGTCTCCCTCGTCGAATTCCCCTGCCGCGAAGCCGGCCTCCCCGACGGCTGCGAGGATctctcctccaccaccactcTCGAAATGTCCCTCAACTTCCTCCATGCCCTCGACCTCTTCCGCCGCCCGGTCGAGGACATCCTACAGCAAGGCGACCCCGACTGCCTCATCTCCGGGGCCTTCTTCTCGTGGACCACCGCCGTCGCGCGCAGCCTCGGCATCCCCCGCGTCGTATTCTACGGCACAGGATTTTTCCCCATGTGCGTTTTCCACGTCTTGAGGGAAAAACGCCCTCAAGACGCGGTTGCCTCGGACTCTGAAGAGTTCGAGGTTCCCGGCCTACCCGACCGGGTGATGGTTTCTAGGAGGCAGCTGCCGCACCATTTAAAGTTGAAACCAACGGACGACGATCCACTTCTAGAACTTACTAGAAAGGTTCTAGAAGCGGACGAGGCCGGCTTCGGGATCGTGGTGAACACATTCCACGAGCTGGAGCCGGCCTATGCCGCGTATTACCGGGAACTGGCCGGTAAAGCGTGGCACATCGGCCCGGTCTCCCTAATCAGCGGGGGGACCGGGCCAGAGAGCCACGACTGCCTGAAGTGGCTCGGATCCAGAAAACGAAACTCGGTTGTCTACGTCTGCTTCGGCAGCATGGCGATCGTCCAGAAGGCGCAGACGGACGAGATCGCGGCCGCGCTCGAGGATACTAAGCATGATTTCATATGGGTGGTGGGGAAAGGGGCGGAGGTGGATGAGGAGTTCGAGGCGAGGACGGAGGGGCGGGGGGTGGTCGTACGGGGGTGGGCCCCGCAGGTGGAGATACTGAGCCACGCCGCAGTGGGAGGGTTTGTCACGCACTGTGGGTGGAATTCGCTGATGGAAGGGGTGGCGGCGGGGGTGCCGATGGTGACGTGGCCGCTTTCGGCGGAGCAGTTTTTCAATGAGAAGCTGGTGGTGGAGGTGCTGGGGACGGGGGTGCCGGTGGGGGCGGAGGAGTGGAGCAAGCGGACGGACGAGAGGGCCGCGATCGGGCGGGAGAAGATTGGGACAGCGGTGGCGCGGCTGATGATTGGGGAGGAAGGGGAGAGGATGAGGAGGAGAGCGAGGGAGTTGGGGGAGGTGGCGAGAGGGGCGGTTGAAGAAGGTGGCTCTTCATATGCTGATTTTGATGGTTTGATGGAGGAAATTAGGATGTTTAGAGCTTCATCATCATGA